A single genomic interval of Lysobacter avium harbors:
- a CDS encoding putative DNA modification/repair radical SAM protein, protein MNVTEKLAVLADAAKYDASCASSGAAKRDSLKTGGVGSTGGMGICHSYTPDGRCVSLLKILLTNFCVFDCVYCVNRVSSNVRRARFTTDEVVRLTLDFYKRNYIEGLFLSSGIIRSGDYTMEQLVEVARSLREDHRFGGYIHLKTIPDAAPELLAAAGRYADRLSINVELPTQAGLDALAPEKNLGKIRGAMGEVRWRIEEGKAARKAVRRGSAKPPRFAPAGQSTQMIIGADDANDRSVLQSSANLYGNYQLRRVYYSAFSPIPDASSRLPLVAPPLAREHRLYQADWLLRFYGFEVDEIAPPDSTTGAGNGMLDLDIDPKLAWALRHPEQFPVDINHAPREMLLRVPGLGTRNVGRIVQSRRSGGLRVADLARLRAPITKLLPFVQLLDHHPGRQLDDPVRLRARLAPPPVQAGLFG, encoded by the coding sequence ATGAACGTCACCGAGAAACTCGCCGTGCTCGCCGATGCGGCCAAATACGACGCGTCCTGCGCGTCCAGCGGGGCGGCCAAGCGGGATTCGCTCAAGACCGGTGGCGTCGGCAGCACGGGCGGCATGGGCATCTGTCACTCGTACACGCCGGACGGACGGTGCGTGTCGCTGTTGAAGATCCTGCTGACCAACTTCTGCGTCTTCGACTGCGTGTACTGCGTCAACCGGGTGTCCAGCAACGTGCGGCGCGCACGCTTCACCACCGATGAGGTGGTGCGGCTGACGCTGGATTTCTACAAGCGCAATTACATCGAGGGCCTCTTCCTCTCCAGCGGCATCATCCGCAGCGGCGACTACACCATGGAGCAGCTGGTGGAAGTGGCGCGCAGTTTGCGCGAGGACCACCGTTTCGGCGGCTACATCCACCTCAAGACCATCCCCGATGCGGCGCCCGAACTGCTTGCCGCGGCTGGTCGCTACGCGGACCGGCTCAGCATCAACGTCGAGCTGCCGACCCAGGCCGGGCTGGACGCGCTGGCACCGGAGAAGAACCTGGGAAAGATCCGCGGCGCGATGGGCGAGGTGCGCTGGCGGATCGAGGAGGGCAAGGCGGCGCGCAAGGCGGTGCGGCGCGGTTCGGCCAAGCCACCTCGGTTCGCCCCAGCCGGTCAGAGCACCCAGATGATCATCGGCGCCGACGACGCCAATGACCGCAGCGTGCTGCAGTCCAGCGCCAATCTGTACGGCAACTACCAGCTGCGGCGGGTGTACTACTCGGCCTTCAGTCCGATCCCGGACGCGTCGTCGCGGCTGCCGCTGGTGGCGCCGCCGCTGGCGCGCGAGCACCGCCTGTACCAGGCCGACTGGTTGCTGCGCTTCTACGGCTTCGAGGTCGATGAGATCGCGCCGCCGGACAGCACGACTGGGGCCGGCAACGGCATGCTCGATCTGGACATCGACCCCAAGCTGGCATGGGCGCTGCGCCACCCGGAGCAGTTCCCCGTGGACATCAACCACGCGCCGCGCGAAATGCTGCTGCGCGTGCCGGGGCTGGGCACGCGCAACGTGGGCCGGATCGTGCAGTCGCGCCGCAGCGGCGGTCTGCGGGTGGCCGACCTGGCGCGGCTGCGTGCGCCCATCACCAAATTGCTGCCGTTTGTGCAGTTGCTGGATCACCATCCGGGCCGGCAACTGGATGACCCGGTGCGGCTGCGCGCACGGCTCGCCCCTCCGCCTGTGCAGGCCGGACTGTTCGGCTGA
- a CDS encoding PKD domain-containing protein yields the protein MAEVLQSRGLTPPANSGLSMGDYIESNAGQAGERRVWVSIGPEGNIIPGAEWRDGHKEYCKQRARETLQPAQRIRFKLNRLTEAVAGKTRYQYFVFGGVIDTATGSINHQQEWESSVMQDIGATSGVRESPDAGALFALMSEAMDGMPLKPRAMVGPCGEIRLEHVSGSQVGEPIVFQAGFQGSYGRYLNYTWDFGDGSAPEDIGKRAQHVYARNGTYPVTVTVEGKDIEPASKTLEVVIGGSLALNFSSRIEMRAPGDTRIVSKFESVVPLSISSDGTFQGSAPLRNVEMSNSAADRMVTALGCTVTPRDGVLEARATLPDVSGKTAGGTEVSVTIPHDRSRPIQEAVPGAEVRCPNLEGNPVGPLMRQAVAGIGASWWTSFVASHEREVQADGSFHFSEWEATDDAGVIARKVYRNTLTLEGPSSVNEVTTLEIRAGSGTTAPDDTAAM from the coding sequence ATGGCCGAGGTGCTGCAAAGCCGAGGCCTGACGCCGCCGGCCAACTCCGGGCTGTCGATGGGCGACTATATCGAGAGCAACGCCGGCCAGGCCGGCGAGCGCAGGGTCTGGGTCTCGATCGGTCCAGAGGGGAACATTATCCCCGGCGCCGAGTGGCGCGACGGGCATAAGGAGTACTGCAAGCAACGGGCACGGGAGACGTTACAGCCTGCACAGCGGATCCGTTTCAAGTTGAACCGGCTGACGGAAGCCGTCGCCGGGAAGACCCGCTACCAGTACTTTGTCTTCGGCGGGGTCATCGACACTGCCACCGGCTCCATCAACCATCAGCAGGAGTGGGAATCCTCGGTCATGCAGGACATCGGCGCGACGTCCGGTGTCCGCGAAAGCCCGGACGCCGGTGCGCTGTTCGCACTGATGAGCGAAGCCATGGACGGGATGCCGCTTAAGCCGCGCGCAATGGTCGGGCCGTGTGGCGAGATCCGTCTGGAACACGTGTCGGGAAGCCAGGTGGGCGAGCCGATCGTTTTCCAGGCCGGGTTTCAGGGCAGCTACGGTCGTTACCTGAACTACACGTGGGACTTCGGCGACGGATCCGCGCCCGAGGACATCGGCAAGCGCGCCCAGCACGTATATGCCCGCAACGGCACGTATCCGGTGACCGTCACGGTGGAAGGCAAGGACATCGAACCGGCCAGCAAGACGCTGGAGGTAGTCATCGGCGGCAGCCTGGCACTGAACTTCTCTTCGCGCATCGAAATGCGCGCACCCGGCGATACCCGGATTGTCTCGAAGTTCGAGTCCGTGGTGCCGCTCTCGATCTCATCCGACGGCACCTTCCAGGGCAGCGCCCCGCTGCGCAACGTCGAGATGTCCAACTCCGCCGCGGACCGGATGGTGACCGCGCTCGGGTGCACAGTCACCCCTCGCGACGGCGTGCTGGAGGCGCGCGCAACACTGCCGGACGTGTCCGGCAAGACGGCCGGCGGCACAGAGGTATCTGTGACGATTCCACATGACCGTTCGCGGCCCATCCAGGAGGCGGTACCCGGCGCTGAGGTGCGCTGCCCGAACCTGGAAGGCAATCCTGTCGGCCCTCTGATGAGGCAAGCGGTTGCCGGCATCGGCGCGTCCTGGTGGACCAGCTTTGTCGCCTCGCACGAACGCGAGGTGCAGGCGGATGGGTCGTTCCATTTCAGCGAATGGGAAGCCACGGACGACGCCGGCGTCATCGCGCGCAAGGTGTACCGCAACACGCTCACCCTGGAAGGTCCGTCCAGCGTCAACGAGGTCACCACACTGGAGATCCGCGCTGGCTCCGGAACGACCGCGCCCGACGATACCGCAGCAATGTAA
- a CDS encoding MFS transporter → MVVGGHLDQMFHSLRIFNYRLWAGGALVSNVGTWMQRIGQDWLVLTVLTDGNATAVGTVMALQFGPPLLLLPLTGFAADHWDRRKLLLATQAISGLLALGLGLLTLAGVIQLWHVYGFALLLGCVTAFDAPARQAFVSDLVSDDDLANAVALNSASFNAARMLGPAAAGVLIAAVGEGWLFVINAGSYAAVLLSLWFIRVHELFSEARPERERGSLLAGFRYVWNRPDLMAVLVMLFLLGMLGFNFAIFISTMSVKEFGGDASQFGLLTSAMAVGTMTGALLSARRPVPGMVLMAVSAAAFGVSMVVAAVMPGPILFAVVLFFVGLAALMFMTASNSMMQLTTERSMRGRVLALRIAVVMGGTPLGAPLVGWVVDRFGARWAMGVGALSGLAAAAVAVAYLARHRQLRVSRDEGRLRLLIQPDPNHMTMTRVAAGERVT, encoded by the coding sequence ATGGTCGTAGGCGGCCATCTGGACCAGATGTTCCACTCGCTGCGCATCTTCAACTACCGGCTGTGGGCCGGTGGCGCGCTGGTATCCAATGTTGGCACGTGGATGCAACGGATCGGCCAGGACTGGCTGGTGCTGACGGTATTGACCGATGGCAACGCCACTGCTGTGGGCACGGTCATGGCGTTGCAGTTCGGGCCGCCGCTGCTGCTGTTGCCGCTGACGGGCTTTGCCGCGGACCACTGGGACCGACGCAAGCTGTTGCTCGCCACGCAGGCTATCTCGGGGCTGCTGGCACTTGGATTGGGCCTGCTGACCCTGGCCGGCGTCATCCAGCTCTGGCACGTCTACGGCTTTGCCTTGTTGCTGGGCTGCGTGACGGCATTCGACGCCCCGGCCCGGCAGGCGTTCGTCTCGGATCTGGTCAGTGATGACGACCTGGCCAACGCGGTGGCGCTGAACTCGGCCTCGTTCAACGCGGCGCGCATGCTGGGCCCCGCTGCAGCCGGCGTCCTGATCGCCGCGGTCGGGGAGGGCTGGCTGTTCGTCATCAATGCGGGCTCCTATGCGGCGGTGCTGCTCTCGCTGTGGTTCATCCGCGTGCACGAGCTGTTTTCCGAAGCGCGGCCCGAGCGTGAGCGTGGCAGCCTGCTGGCCGGCTTTCGCTACGTGTGGAACCGCCCCGATCTGATGGCGGTACTGGTGATGCTGTTCCTGCTGGGCATGCTCGGCTTCAACTTTGCCATCTTCATATCCACCATGTCGGTGAAGGAGTTTGGCGGCGATGCCAGCCAGTTCGGCCTGCTGACCTCGGCGATGGCTGTGGGCACGATGACGGGTGCACTTTTGTCGGCCCGACGACCGGTGCCCGGGATGGTCCTGATGGCGGTCTCGGCAGCGGCGTTCGGCGTCAGCATGGTGGTGGCTGCGGTGATGCCCGGTCCGATCCTGTTTGCCGTGGTGCTGTTCTTTGTCGGGTTGGCGGCGCTGATGTTCATGACCGCCAGCAACTCGATGATGCAACTCACCACCGAACGCAGCATGCGCGGCCGCGTGCTTGCACTGCGCATTGCCGTGGTCATGGGTGGCACACCTCTCGGTGCGCCGCTGGTGGGGTGGGTGGTGGATCGCTTTGGCGCGCGCTGGGCGATGGGCGTCGGCGCGCTTTCGGGACTGGCGGCGGCCGCGGTGGCGGTCGCCTATCTGGCCCGGCACCGCCAGTTGCGGGTGAGCCGTGACGAGGGCCGACTACGTCTACTCATCCAGCCCGACCCCAACCATATGACCATGACGCGGGTGGCGGCGGGCGAGCGGGTGACCTGA
- a CDS encoding N-formylglutamate amidohydrolase, translated as MEIFDQPSPPWWIVQRGDDPIIATAIHDGHRLGAQAAAAMALDEAGRLREEDPHTGQAIVDIPTHVIAMRSRFEADLNRGLDQAVYLDPSQSWGLKVWQTPPEGELLRDLQEYHRGFYRMMGELLDSVVARHGRFVLLDVHSYNHRRDGADAPPTAQEDAPDVNIGTFSMPRDRWAFLLDPLMQSMGSFDFNQRRLDVRENIAFQGKGELTRFVHERYPETGCAIALEFKKFYMDEWTGRPYPDELAAMRAFINHTAAQARALLAGAA; from the coding sequence ATGGAAATATTCGACCAACCTTCCCCGCCCTGGTGGATCGTCCAACGCGGCGACGATCCCATCATTGCCACCGCGATCCACGACGGCCACAGGCTCGGCGCGCAGGCCGCCGCAGCGATGGCGCTCGACGAGGCTGGCCGCCTCCGCGAGGAAGACCCACACACCGGGCAGGCGATCGTCGACATCCCGACCCACGTCATTGCGATGCGGTCACGCTTCGAGGCCGACCTCAACCGCGGCCTCGACCAGGCCGTGTACCTGGACCCGAGCCAGTCCTGGGGGCTGAAGGTCTGGCAGACACCGCCCGAGGGTGAGCTGCTGCGCGACCTGCAGGAGTACCACCGCGGCTTCTACCGGATGATGGGCGAGCTGCTGGACAGCGTGGTCGCCCGCCACGGGCGCTTCGTGCTGCTGGACGTGCACAGCTACAACCACCGCCGCGACGGCGCCGACGCACCACCGACGGCGCAGGAGGATGCGCCGGACGTGAACATCGGCACCTTCTCGATGCCGCGCGACCGCTGGGCGTTCCTGCTCGACCCGCTGATGCAGTCCATGGGCAGTTTCGACTTCAACCAGCGCCGGCTGGACGTGCGCGAGAACATCGCCTTCCAGGGCAAGGGTGAACTGACGCGCTTCGTCCACGAACGCTACCCGGAGACCGGCTGCGCGATCGCGCTGGAATTCAAGAAGTTCTACATGGACGAGTGGACCGGCCGCCCCTATCCGGACGAGCTCGCGGCGATGCGTGCGTTCATCAACCACACCGCCGCGCAGGCGCGCGCCTTGCTGGCGGGTGCGGCTTGA
- the putP gene encoding sodium/proline symporter PutP, with protein sequence MAIGVWISLGLYFALMLGIGFYAYRNSTSSSEEYTLGGRSLSPAVAALSAGASDMSGWLLLGLPGALYISGLVSAWIGIGLTLGALVNWIVVAPRLREQTERYDNSLTIPQFLSNRFPSRAMALRVVSALIVVVFFSVYTASGLVAGGKLAQSAFSAVLQFNSMSDYAVGVSLTLGVVLAYTVIGGFLAVSLTDFVQGVIMMLALIIMPVVVLMGPGGGGLSQARETLSVLGPEYLSWFSGLSVIGFLSAIAWGLGYFGQPHIIVRFMALRSVKDVPRARNIGMSWMAISVLGSISLGIFGRAYALRNGLVVDDPETIFIVLADLLFHPLVTGFLFAALLAAVMSTISSQLLVASSSLTEDFYRLFLRKDAGDRETVLVGRISVMLVGIVAAFLAWDPDSKVLDLVSHAWAGFGAAFGPLIVLSLTWPRMTGTGAVAGLVVGAATVIGWILMGWDVGFLGGPGIYEIIPGFAAAWAAIYFVSLATQGQDEFRALPEA encoded by the coding sequence ATGGCGATTGGTGTCTGGATCAGTTTGGGTCTGTATTTCGCGTTGATGCTGGGGATCGGCTTCTACGCCTACCGCAATTCCACGTCCTCCTCGGAGGAGTACACGCTGGGCGGACGCAGCCTCTCACCGGCCGTTGCGGCGCTGTCCGCCGGCGCCTCCGACATGAGTGGCTGGTTGTTGCTCGGCCTGCCGGGTGCGCTTTACATCAGCGGCCTGGTATCGGCGTGGATCGGCATCGGCCTGACGCTTGGCGCGTTGGTGAACTGGATCGTGGTCGCGCCCCGGCTGCGTGAGCAGACCGAGCGTTACGACAACAGCCTGACGATCCCGCAGTTCCTCTCCAACCGATTCCCCAGCCGCGCGATGGCGTTGCGCGTGGTCTCGGCGCTGATCGTGGTGGTGTTCTTCTCGGTGTACACGGCCTCCGGCCTGGTGGCGGGCGGCAAGCTGGCCCAGAGTGCGTTCAGCGCGGTGCTGCAATTCAATTCCATGAGCGATTACGCGGTGGGCGTATCGCTGACGCTTGGCGTGGTGCTGGCCTACACCGTCATCGGCGGCTTTCTTGCCGTCAGCCTGACCGACTTCGTGCAGGGCGTGATCATGATGCTGGCGCTGATCATCATGCCCGTGGTGGTACTGATGGGCCCGGGCGGCGGCGGGCTGTCACAGGCGCGCGAGACCCTGTCGGTGCTGGGACCGGAGTACCTGTCGTGGTTCTCCGGGCTGTCGGTCATCGGCTTCCTGTCGGCGATCGCGTGGGGGCTAGGCTACTTCGGCCAGCCGCACATCATCGTGCGCTTCATGGCGCTGCGCTCAGTCAAGGACGTGCCGCGGGCCCGCAATATCGGCATGTCGTGGATGGCGATCTCGGTGCTCGGTTCGATCAGCCTGGGCATCTTCGGGCGGGCGTATGCACTCCGTAACGGGCTGGTGGTGGATGACCCGGAGACGATCTTCATCGTGCTGGCCGACCTGCTGTTCCACCCGCTGGTGACCGGCTTCCTGTTTGCGGCGCTGCTGGCTGCGGTGATGAGCACGATTTCCAGCCAGTTGCTGGTCGCGTCGTCCTCGTTGACCGAGGATTTCTACCGGCTGTTCCTGCGCAAGGACGCGGGCGACCGGGAGACGGTGCTGGTGGGCCGCATCAGCGTGATGCTGGTGGGCATCGTCGCCGCGTTCCTGGCGTGGGATCCCGACTCCAAGGTCCTGGACCTGGTCAGCCATGCGTGGGCCGGGTTTGGCGCCGCGTTTGGACCGCTGATCGTGCTCTCCCTGACCTGGCCGCGGATGACCGGAACCGGGGCGGTCGCCGGGTTGGTGGTCGGTGCCGCCACGGTCATCGGCTGGATCCTGATGGGCTGGGATGTGGGCTTCCTGGGTGGCCCGGGCATCTACGAGATCATCCCGGGCTTTGCCGCCGCGTGGGCCGCGATCTACTTTGTCAGTCTGGCGACGCAGGGCCAGGATGAGTTCCGGGCGCTGCCGGAGGCCTGA
- a CDS encoding dipeptidyl-peptidase 3 family protein gives MPLRALTLALVFALSAVACQPKTASDTAAAASTQAAADASSDIAARVAAYEEFELKADISHLAEGDREAIGYLLQAGQIMDDLFWKQVVEDKDALLEGISDPATRRFVEINYGPWDRLDGDAPFVEGVGPRSPGAGFYPADMTKAEFEAADLPGKDSQYTLVRRDDAGELVVVPYHEAYASGLGRAADLLRQAATVATDAGLRNYLRLRADALLSGDYRASDMAWMDMKTSPIDVVIGPIESYQDALYGTKAAFEAFVLVKDVEWSERLAKFAQFLPALQRELPVAARYKAETPGSDADLNAYDAIYYGGDANAGAKTIAINLPNDEQVQLAKGSRRLQLKNAMRAKFDAILEPIADELIVPDQREHITFDAFFENVMFHEVAHGLGIKNTLDGKGTVREALTDLASGFEEGKADILGLYMIGQLGAMGELDAARLDDNYVTFLAGIFRSVRFGATSAHGQANMAAFNFLQEQGAFSRDPDSGHYRVDFAAMKPAVDALSAKILTLQGDGDYAGARAFLDQYGKIGPQLQSDLDRIARKNIPVDIVFKQGREVLGM, from the coding sequence ATGCCACTGCGCGCCCTGACCCTTGCCCTCGTGTTCGCACTGTCTGCCGTCGCCTGCCAGCCGAAGACCGCCAGCGACACCGCGGCTGCCGCGTCCACACAGGCAGCGGCCGACGCTTCATCCGACATCGCCGCCAGGGTCGCCGCGTACGAGGAGTTCGAACTCAAGGCCGACATCTCGCACCTGGCCGAGGGCGACCGGGAGGCCATCGGTTACCTGCTGCAGGCGGGCCAGATCATGGACGACCTGTTCTGGAAGCAGGTGGTCGAGGACAAGGACGCGCTGCTGGAGGGGATCAGCGATCCGGCGACGCGCCGCTTCGTGGAGATCAATTACGGGCCCTGGGATCGACTGGATGGCGACGCGCCCTTCGTCGAAGGGGTGGGACCGCGCTCACCGGGTGCCGGCTTCTATCCCGCCGACATGACCAAGGCCGAGTTCGAGGCCGCCGACCTGCCCGGCAAGGACAGCCAGTACACGCTAGTGCGGCGTGATGACGCCGGCGAGCTGGTGGTGGTGCCGTACCACGAGGCCTATGCGTCCGGGCTGGGTCGCGCCGCGGACCTGCTGCGGCAGGCGGCGACGGTCGCCACCGATGCCGGCCTCCGCAACTACCTGAGATTGCGTGCGGACGCCCTGCTCAGCGGCGACTACCGGGCCAGTGACATGGCGTGGATGGACATGAAGACCAGCCCGATCGACGTGGTGATCGGGCCGATCGAGAGCTACCAGGACGCGCTGTACGGCACCAAGGCCGCGTTCGAGGCGTTCGTGCTGGTCAAGGACGTGGAGTGGAGTGAGCGTCTGGCGAAGTTTGCGCAGTTCCTCCCGGCGCTGCAGCGCGAGCTGCCGGTGGCCGCCAGGTACAAGGCCGAAACCCCCGGCTCGGACGCCGACCTCAACGCCTATGACGCGATCTACTACGGCGGCGACGCCAACGCCGGCGCCAAGACCATCGCCATCAACCTGCCCAACGACGAGCAGGTTCAGCTGGCCAAGGGTTCGCGCCGCCTGCAGCTGAAAAACGCGATGCGCGCCAAGTTCGACGCCATCCTGGAGCCGATCGCCGACGAGCTGATCGTGCCGGACCAACGCGAGCACATCACCTTTGACGCGTTCTTCGAGAACGTGATGTTCCACGAGGTCGCCCACGGCCTGGGCATCAAGAACACGCTGGACGGCAAGGGCACGGTGCGCGAGGCGCTGACAGATCTGGCCAGCGGCTTCGAGGAAGGCAAGGCCGACATCCTGGGCCTGTACATGATTGGCCAGCTGGGCGCGATGGGTGAGCTGGACGCGGCCAGGCTGGACGACAACTACGTGACGTTCCTCGCCGGCATCTTCCGCTCGGTGCGCTTCGGCGCCACCAGCGCGCATGGGCAGGCCAACATGGCCGCGTTCAATTTCCTGCAAGAGCAGGGCGCCTTCAGCCGCGACCCGGACAGCGGCCACTACCGCGTGGACTTCGCGGCGATGAAGCCGGCCGTGGACGCGCTGTCGGCGAAGATCCTCACCTTGCAGGGTGACGGCGACTACGCGGGCGCACGCGCGTTCCTCGACCAGTACGGCAAGATCGGCCCGCAGCTGCAGTCCGACCTCGACCGCATCGCGCGGAAGAACATCCCGGTGGACATCGTGTTCAAGCAGGGGCGCGAGGTGCTGGGGATGTAG
- a CDS encoding DUF6159 family protein → MFERFQRSWELVKPSVGVLMTDKHLLVFPLLSGICMLMVFLTFLQPAISMGVLEAIAEKRPLPSAEAYALLFLVYFLTYLAITFFNCALIGAAMIRFEGGEPTLADGFGIAIEKLPALFGFSFICAAVSVVLQALEERVAPLGRLVTGLIGLTWTVSSFLVIPVIIKRDVGPIDALKQSVEMLRYTWGENLIGQLGFEMATCAGCSVVTFAGLTVYMSGAIEMLTMILLIYAGLLLVFVSVTAVKAIYSAALYRYATQGDAGEYFENDVLARAFAGAP, encoded by the coding sequence ATGTTTGAAAGGTTCCAGCGGAGTTGGGAGCTGGTCAAGCCCAGCGTGGGTGTCCTGATGACGGACAAGCACCTCTTGGTGTTCCCGCTGCTGTCGGGGATTTGCATGCTGATGGTGTTTCTGACGTTCCTCCAACCAGCCATCTCGATGGGAGTGCTTGAAGCGATCGCCGAAAAAAGGCCACTTCCCAGCGCCGAGGCTTATGCGCTGCTATTTCTGGTGTACTTCCTGACCTACCTCGCCATCACCTTCTTCAACTGCGCCCTCATCGGAGCGGCGATGATCCGATTTGAAGGAGGCGAGCCGACCCTGGCGGATGGCTTCGGCATCGCGATTGAGAAGCTGCCGGCCCTTTTCGGTTTTTCGTTCATATGTGCCGCGGTCAGCGTCGTCTTGCAGGCCCTTGAGGAAAGGGTTGCGCCGCTGGGACGCCTTGTCACCGGACTGATTGGATTGACCTGGACGGTCAGTTCATTCCTCGTGATCCCCGTGATCATCAAGCGCGACGTCGGTCCGATCGATGCACTCAAGCAAAGCGTGGAAATGCTCAGGTACACCTGGGGAGAAAACCTCATCGGACAGCTCGGCTTCGAGATGGCAACGTGTGCCGGCTGCAGCGTGGTCACATTCGCGGGCCTGACGGTCTATATGTCCGGCGCAATCGAGATGTTGACGATGATCCTTTTGATTTATGCCGGACTGTTGCTGGTGTTTGTGTCCGTGACGGCCGTGAAGGCGATCTATTCCGCCGCCCTCTATCGCTACGCCACGCAGGGAGACGCTGGGGAGTATTTCGAAAATGACGTACTTGCGCGCGCGTTCGCTGGAGCGCCGTAG
- a CDS encoding UdgX family uracil-DNA binding protein (This protein belongs to the uracil DNA glycosylase superfamily, members of which act in excision repair of DNA. However, it belongs more specifically to UdgX branch, whose founding member was found to bind uracil in DNA (where it does not belong), without cleaving it, appears to promote DNA repair by a pathway involving RecA, rather than base excision.), with translation MVRTQMEPGWCLDAWRGQARAALAAGVPPEDLQWDGGAQQGLLGAPLPDAPEAGTGLVVPGRFIELAGAVLCHRDPNRHGLLYRLLWRIVKGERRLLERATDPDVVAASALAAAVRRDTHKMKAFVRFRQIREGEEAYVAWFEPDHWILDRVAPFFAKRFAGMRWAILTPYRSVRWDGAALDFGPGGVRADAPAEDAREDLWLTYYANIFNPARLNPTIMRQEMPQKYWKGLPEAALLPSLLREAGSRVRDMAEREAQQPRRRIPARPTPASVDVGSLAEAPAQAADCRRCPLWEPATQTVWGEGPEDARLMFIGEQPGDAEDLTGRPFVGPAGALLDRAFADATIDRAAAYLTNAVKHFRFEQRGKVRLHKRPDAGHVRACHVWLQQELATVRPDTVVCLGATAAAAVFGNAFKLTQERGRWHTLGNGVRAMATVHPAWVLRQPPAARESAYRGLVADLLSLSSGGP, from the coding sequence ATGGTTCGCACACAGATGGAGCCGGGATGGTGTCTGGACGCGTGGCGCGGACAGGCGCGGGCCGCACTCGCCGCTGGCGTACCGCCGGAAGACCTGCAATGGGACGGGGGCGCGCAGCAGGGGCTGTTGGGTGCGCCGCTGCCGGATGCGCCGGAAGCCGGCACGGGCCTGGTCGTGCCCGGCCGGTTCATCGAATTGGCGGGGGCGGTGCTGTGCCACCGCGACCCCAATCGCCATGGCCTGCTGTACCGGTTGCTGTGGCGCATCGTCAAGGGCGAACGCCGCCTGTTGGAGCGCGCCACCGACCCCGACGTCGTGGCGGCCTCGGCGCTGGCAGCCGCGGTCCGGCGTGACACCCACAAGATGAAGGCGTTTGTGCGCTTCCGGCAGATCCGCGAGGGCGAGGAGGCCTACGTGGCCTGGTTCGAGCCCGACCACTGGATCCTTGACCGGGTCGCGCCGTTCTTCGCCAAACGCTTTGCCGGCATGCGCTGGGCGATTCTTACCCCGTACCGCAGCGTGCGCTGGGATGGGGCGGCGCTGGACTTCGGGCCGGGCGGCGTGCGCGCCGACGCGCCCGCCGAGGATGCGCGCGAGGACCTGTGGCTCACCTACTACGCCAACATCTTCAATCCGGCCCGGCTCAACCCGACGATAATGCGGCAGGAGATGCCGCAGAAATACTGGAAGGGTCTGCCCGAGGCGGCGCTGCTGCCATCACTGCTGCGCGAGGCCGGTAGCCGGGTGCGCGACATGGCCGAACGCGAGGCGCAGCAGCCGCGACGCCGCATTCCCGCGCGGCCGACGCCGGCCTCGGTCGACGTGGGCAGTCTGGCGGAAGCACCAGCACAGGCAGCGGACTGCCGTCGCTGCCCGCTGTGGGAACCGGCCACTCAGACGGTGTGGGGCGAGGGGCCGGAGGACGCGCGCTTGATGTTCATTGGCGAGCAGCCCGGCGACGCCGAGGACCTGACCGGTCGACCGTTCGTCGGCCCGGCCGGCGCGCTGCTGGACCGGGCGTTTGCCGACGCCACGATCGACCGGGCGGCGGCGTATCTGACCAATGCGGTCAAGCATTTCCGCTTCGAACAGCGAGGCAAGGTGCGGCTGCACAAGAGGCCTGACGCCGGCCACGTACGTGCCTGCCACGTCTGGCTCCAGCAGGAACTGGCCACCGTGCGTCCCGACACCGTGGTGTGCCTCGGCGCTACCGCTGCGGCAGCGGTGTTCGGCAATGCCTTCAAGCTGACGCAGGAGCGGGGCCGTTGGCACACCCTGGGCAACGGCGTGCGCGCGATGGCCACCGTGCATCCGGCGTGGGTGCTTCGCCAGCCACCAGCGGCGCGCGAATCCGCTTACCGGGGGCTGGTGGCGGACCTGCTCTCCTTGTCGTCAGGAGGCCCTTGA